Genomic DNA from Perca flavescens isolate YP-PL-M2 chromosome 14, PFLA_1.0, whole genome shotgun sequence:
cacagacaaaggtcatttatcatggtagtgccgattctatTGAAGTTTACAGAGAtatatgcatttcctttgttctaatcaagtCTGGCCCAACAGGGAGTAGCTCCCCAAAAAGCAGAAAcaacagttacctttcctgtggggacaatgagtcttctccTGTATGCTAAATGACAGACATGACCTGAtgattctttagaagcttgagaaggtgtgagccagacgAATGCTGATTAGGCTTATCAGTATTGAAACAATCATTTTCGGCTCAGTTTCAGTGTCACTCAGTCTCACAGCTGTGTACATAAAATAAGTTACATTTTTGACCTAACAGTATAATTGCTCTAAAACATCgccaatgttttaacttttttaacttcaacagtaGGCTACATGACCCAACCTGGAATTCAGTTTGTGTAAATCCTTCAGCTCGTCTCAGTCCAGAGGCCTGTAATAGCCTACGAATCAAGATctggcgttaacgaggtaacttcaggttcaacccagggttttgtgtatcacgacggtggatcagttgttaccgtgttcaatcgccgtggtaactcatgctgaacacctaacctggtcgagagtaggttaagttggagatcagagctcaaccggtgtaaaaaaaaaaaaaaatactcgattgataacggtgTCACCGTTCTTAAAAGATTAGAAAATCAGGTGGACCTCATCGGTGCgcggatagagagagagaggtgcgctcataaaagttaaacaaccccgttaacatacCCTGATGAGTATttattatgaaagatatagattttaagCAGAGGGAATTACGTAAAGGCTATTTGTCAGCTTCTTGAGCCGTatgttgccaatgcgcacatcggtttgaattacgtttttatattatttattagctCTCACAGTCGCTTACCATTGCCAAGTTTGCAACTGGAATAAAAGTCTAAAGCAAcgagtttatggaaagcacaagcgTAGTTATGGTCAGATCTTATGCCTGACCGATGGGGAAGTGACAATGATAAGCGCTGTGATTTACGCGTCTACAGCATCGGCTAttctttttttgccagctttccttcccgTTTTAGGAAGCAGAGACTGTAttgcattttgcctgtaaaaccgtgtgtgttcttcttatttatgtagaattatagtttgctcttgatataaaaaatatgcggctctggtagatgcgattggtcgtgctgtgcaaacactgcctcttttatgtgaacgcgcgcgctgctggattgggaaaccctgggtatAGGCCTCTGGCCTGAGACACCCCTACCTTACTTGAAAACATTAACCTTAAAAGACCCCAGGGTGGACCAGACCCAACCAGCATTATGAGATCAAGGTTGACGAACAAAGACATcaagaggcatttttttttttatcttcacaaATAAAATTTAATGGAGTTAACAGTTGACATGCAGGAAGAGGGTTGTTTCTCCTGCAAGCAGTCCCCTGGAGacaagatacacaaacacacacctctcaACCACACAGTCTACTGTATGTTCACAATGAGGGGCACACAGTCAGGATATCATCATAGCTTGAAGTTCCTGTCACGCTTGCTTGTGCATTAcacatcctgttttttttttctttactacttcctatatgtgtgtgtgtgtgtgtatatagctTTCTCTGTGTGGCTTGTTTATGTTAGATCCCCACAAGATTCAGCTTTACGGTCTTCATGTCTGCTTAATTAAACCGCATAGATGTAAACATCTGGATTTCAAAAGGGATAGCCACTTGCTGTCATACTGGTTACACCTATTGGGTTACATATGTTGTGTAAACTCCTCCCTCTGAGGCAGCCAGAGGTTACTTTTGAACAAGTGTGGCTTGTCACCTGATTTTTGTGACCTATTTTGATTCTTTAAACTTGATAGGAAATCTTAGCATTCTTTCAACATGGAGAGACAGTAAGGAAAACTTAAATGAAGGTTTCTATAATGAGTGGTCGGTGGAGAGATTATGAAAAGAAGCTACCCACTTCCTCTTATGCCCGATAGCTGCAGTGTGTGACTGAAGATGTATTTTGTGTGGCTGTctcagctgtgtttgtgtgatctgtgtttcttgtgtttcttcttctttttgtcctCTTTGTCGTGAGTGTGCTCATGGCGCCTCCTCTTAGATTTGCAttcgccgctgctgctgctgtcgctCTCTGACTCCTTCCtatccctcttcctcttcttcttcattttcttCTCCTGGAGGATAAACGTATAAGAAgaacatttgttttgtgtggcaataaaattaataataaaaagtgcaacaaaaatgacaacacAGAATTATGCAAGAAGCAGACAGCAGTTTCAATACCTCAAAACTAAATGACTAAACAATTGTTTGCATCAGCACCAAACTGGAATCTTTCAAACGCTTTTTACAGCAGTCTTGTATCTTTCAGCATAAGCAACCGCAGACATGCCCTGCCATACAGAGACGTGTGGGTTGTTGCAGTAGATGACTCACACAAAATGAAAGGTGGAGGAGAGctgggggaagaaaaaaaaggaagtgatAGCCATGCGGGACATTAATTGTCACATATTgaccttctttttcttcttctttttgtctgAGTCTTGCTGTGTTGAAACAGCGGaggtctgctgctgctgctgccgttgCTCTTCTTCGTCCTCTTCAGGCAAAAGAGCGTACTGCAAGCCCGGAGCAGAGAAACAGTCTTTTGTGAAGTGACCTGAAAAGAGTAACAATTTATTAAAACTGCTGCACAAATTTAAAgggaataagataaattccgtGTTCGGCGTGTTCCTtaatttttaaagtgctcatatgatgctcattttcaggttcataattgcaattagaggttgtaccagaataggtatGTGGTTTaagtttcagaaaacaccatatttttgttgtactgcacattgctgcagctcctcttttcagctctctgttttagctacagagtgaggcatctcacttctgtaccatctttgttgggagtcgcacatgtgcagtaagtactgctagcttgtcagttgcagagtatgagggcgtgccatgctagcagctaggcaagcattataacgcgtgttacaaagtgacgcacgtttgtcacggaagtaaaaggctggactacaatagagcagtttggagcagttgaacagtgttttctgttggagatggtaagtccctttgaggttgactttgggctttttcaatttgtaaacctataatgtgcacaaaaaagatatacaacacaataaagtaaaGGGTAAATAATAATATGAGCAAATTTCCCAGTAGAAATTGTAGGAAACCAATGCAGTCTGTGTTTTCTAATGATAtgatatgttgttttgtttgatgTTGTTGTCGTACCCTTGCATCCACACTTTGAGCATGTTGTGTTGAGTACAGCCTCCAATGTGATCCTGTTGCCTGTGTGGTCTCTAAACTGCTTACGGCGCCTCGCATCCTGCCTGCAATCACACACAGATGATAGAACACAGACCGGTCCATACAcccatgcagaaacacacatatataacaaAATTAAACTGTAAGTACTTACTCTGCCATAACATTGTTTGGGTCCAAGTCCTGCCCTGTTCCCTGATTGACAGCTTTCATTGAGAAGGACAACTTCACCTTGTCATCCCGAATCTTCGAGACAGTGAACAGAGCTGCAGTCATCCTGCTCACTTCACTGacacatggtgtgtgtgtgtgtgtgtgtgtgtgtgtgtgtgtgtgtgtgtggttacctCTCTCCCAATGACTTTAATCCACACCTGTTCCCCCATATCGACAACCTCTGAAGCATTCTCAATCCGTGTGGCTGACATCTCACTCACATGTACAAGGCCTGTATGTGCAAGGGAATTAGTGTAGATATCAATCAAAGAAATGCATAACATGCTGAGCAGAAATTGCTTTCAAATTAAAAAGGTCATTTGTTTTGCTGACGATGAAATATATGCTTTAATTTCATCAAGAATCAAAGATTCTTCTGATCATTAGAAATCTTTAAGACATTTGCATTTTCACATTACATCCATTCTGAACTCCCAGTTCAAACCAGTTCtaacttaaataaaatatttcaatCTTAAACTTTCTTAGAAACATTTTCTCAGAACCATGGTTATAAAGTTGAATTTATCCCAGTAAACTTTGCTTAGTTCGCCCTCCAGTGGTGGCAGCAGGTATTTTGTTTGACATGCAGATCAAGGACAATTGTGCCACAACAAATCACaatcaaaaaagtaattgtaaatatatattatattgatgACATCCAACTtcatcaatctgttccacttCTTAACAACTCAGGCCAACCACAAATTCCTCATGCACAACTTTTACTAGGAAGTCATAGAACTCAAACTGAGTGACTGTGCTAACATATAAAAAATAAGTCAacatattaaaaacatttaaatataataCACTTGCATTGTATATATGTTATATGCTGTGGTACGCCCACAGATTGCAGGATGCTGGCTACCTTACTGCCAGCAATCAGAGAAGAAATTCAGTAGCATCATGTAGGTGCCTTGCAGTCTCTTCTAACTCTCGCGGAGACAGCACTGTCAGACTGGCACAGACACTATGCATGCACTAGACTCTGGGAAAGAGGGCTGCCTCTTGGTTGCTGCATTCTCTGCATTCTGCTCTGGCCAAAGTCCCATCTCTGATGCAGTGGTTTTACCTGGCAGTGAATGCAGGTGTTGACTTAGCATATTTCTGCCACTGCATTGTCctctgttttatgtttttcttataATTGTCCAGGTTACTGTGGATTTAACCGTTTTCACCCATGCAAGCTCTACAATATTTCCCTAATGAGGTTTTCTTATTGTGTTGTGTCTCTGCTACCAATTCTGTATTTTGTGGTGGCTTTTTTGCCTtcttttacatttcttcaaattaTTTTGATTAATTTTCCTCAATTTgcatttgtgacttttttccccctctgatCGTTGCACATGTTTGCAATAAGAGTCTATAGAGATGAATTCACTTTTTGCCAACCTTCCTTCTTGTATCCTGGCAGTCTGACAAAGGCTCCATAGGTCTGCAGAGAGACCACCTCTCCCTTGGAAATGCTGTGCATTGGTGGAAGACCATCCAGTCCAGCAGGCTCTTGTCCTTGGCCATCACTGTCAGACATTGTCCCACAGATATCAATGAGCTGATCTAGAAGATTGATAATGAAacatattttaatcatttgtaCTATCATAAAAATTGAAAGAGGTTGTTTTTCGTCCACAGGCAATCCTGTAGATGAATCCAAAAATCAAGTGTTTGGGGGCAAGAGttacagaaaacacacataacATCAGTGTCTACTTTAAATCTCTGTACAATTTACCTTTTAACAGGATAGAATATATAAACCGCTTCATAAGAAAAGTCTTTAACTATaacaatatttattaaaaaaatagtgAAGACTCCATTCCAGTGCATCTGTCCAAATAGTCCCTTCCTTCCAATTTAATTGAACTAATAAACCATAACCTCTTGGATCACTGAATCATACCAGGAGGAATGACACTAAATATGGTTTGTAATTCAAACAGTGTAACAGGGATACTATAAGTCTTCATAACTGTATACCGTGTAAATtgctaaataaacaaacatcacATTGCATTACATGGTTATAAATAGTTTtgagttttatatttttagtaTTATGATTTAAACATATTAATACTATTGATATTACGACTTTAGAGGAACTCAACAACATGAAGAATAGTTaagttaattattttaaatatttaattttcagTGATTAACACACATAAATCCCTCTTTGAAATTTAGCAGAGATACTGCAGTTCTCTCACATAGGGATACAATATAGTTGAGTATGTTGAGATTCAGAGAGTAAACTGTGTGCAGAGGAACCTTAGATATGATAAAAACTGATGTAGGCTAACTTAACTTTACATGTTGTAACGTTAGTTGAATGTGAATCGTAGCAGtgaggctaacgttagccaacgttagctagATTAAAGCATTGTcttctagctagctagctaacgacaaaacacaaacaaacaaataaacaagatAATTGGCCCGTGCGCGAAGTGTATATCCAAATAAATACAAGAACGGTACACAATGTAGCGCGAAGTCAgaagaaaatataaatgaatattGTTACCTTTCGTCTTAACAAAGCTGGTTCCGTTTTACATCCGGTGCAGatcagtttaacaacaagtcaTGTAAACCAATCAGCGCACTCGGAGCAGGCTTTGACCAATCACACGCCTCATAGCCAGCGGAAGAAGTACCTTTCTGCTCTTCGTTGGTTTTCCGTAGCTCGACGTCCCTCCATGAAAGACgtccatttatttttataaattctAGCATTAAATTCAACGCATTTGCTGACCTTTGTTGACTATTCGGGATGATTGAGCCTAAGAAGAGAGTGGCGGACATGGCGGTGGTTCCTACCGCAGTGAAGCGTCCCCGGACGGAGCTGGTGGCGGCGGCTCAGTCTCAGCAACTCGTGGCCATGGTACGTAGAGTAACGTTACTATACCTGGTGACTAGAAAAGTAGTCAAAGCTATTTGTTAGAGGCGACCAAAACATATAGGCCGTCATTAATTACTAGACCCAACATGTTCTTAAGTTAACTAACTGCACTAGGGATTGTCTTGAGGTGCATAAACAGGAACCCCTGCAGGAAAcagcaggaaaagaaaagaacattaCATTGACTCAAATGCAGGAAATacttttatgtgttttattcaCATTCAGCCATGTTCAGCACTGTGATGAACATCAACTGGATCTTAAACTTAAATAGATTATGTGACACTAATAATGTTTAAAGGTCTTGTCATTGTAATGGACGCAGCggcaagttttatttttatttttttagctacACCTAGCTAAACCTAATGCAGTACTTTTGCACTACATTTGTGTTAATAATGTTAATTTTAAAAGAttcttttattcaattttatgttcattttgGAGGCTGTGGCTTTCGATTTTACATAACACTTCTTGAAAATGCCACCATGCCCTGTTTGCCCTCTTATTATCATGCAGTTCATTGTGATAAACATCAACTGGACAACTTACCTATTTAGTTATTATGAATAACTATTGATACTCAACATAGCCCAGGCCATACTGGATCTCTGTGGTCAATATCGATATTTAAAATCCTATGACGaatgatttattttgtaatataaCTTCAACGTCCGTGCTCTCCCCTGGACAAACTATGTAAAGACAACGCTGTTTCTGAATAACCTCAAACATGtctttggcatttctgtactgCAGAACTCTGTACTTATTGGTTGGCACATGCTGCTACACATTTACCATGGATAAACTATTATTGGTCTGTTAGGCTCTAATGCCACTTATTTGACCTTTTTATGTGTCTTCCATAGGGTCCCCCACGGAGCTCCAGCCTGCAGGCTCCCATTATGCTGATGTCTGGCCACGAGGGCGAGGTCTATTGCTGCAAGTTTCACCCCAACGGAGCCACACTGGCTTCCTCAGGATTTGACAGGCTCATTTGTAAGATATTAGTTTTGAAAGAATTAAAGAGACAATCCTGCAGTTCACGCATTCTTGTTAAACTTATTCATACTCTCAGTTACTGTGAATAACGTGTTgtacactctttttttctttgctgcaGTGATGTGGAATGTGTATGGAGATTGTGACAATTATGCCACTATGAAGGGCCATAGCGGAGCAGTGATGGAGCTGCACTACAACACAGATGGCAGGTATGAACGATCACAGATAAAGTAAAACGTCATATACTTCACTCAAGATAATAAGCTTTATTAACAAATAGCTTAAAAACTTTTAAATTGTCATCTTGTTATTTTGGTGTTGGAGCTTGTCAAAACAGTGAGTCCATGATGGAGTATGAGAGGTTGTACCTTTTGTGTCAAATTATACAATTATAGTAACACACAGTCCTTGGAACTTTTTGAATGACAGCTGTCAGAATAAAACATGGTTACAGTAGCTGCAAATATTGGCATTTGGCAGCTTCAGTGTCAAAGTTTGTAACATTATCAGCTATTCATCACTCATATAGGTCCAAACCAAGCTTACCAAGCAAAAGTGTTTAATCTAGTTTCGGCAATCAATGAAGGATAACGCACAGTTGCCGTTCGTTAAAGTTTAATAGCTGGCTGATATAATTGGCAAGAGACATGTCAAACTCATGCTTCTTAATTCATGGGTTAAAACAGCAGGTTGATAAATATGTCTAGAAAGTGCTGACCAACTGTGTTTTCTTGCTGTGTATTTCAGCATGCTGTTTTCGGCGAGCACAGACAAGACTGTAGGTGTGTGGGACAGTGAAACAGGCGAGAGGATCAAACGTCTGAAGGGCCACACCTCCTTCGTTAACACCTGCTACCCGGCCCGCCGAGGGCCCCAACTCGTCTGCACCGGCAGTGATGACGGGACAGTCAAGGTGAGATTTCCAGCTGCAAATAAATTGGCTTGTGTAGAGATTAGATAACTTGTAATTAGATTTATTTTATCCTAGATTATTGGATTACATTTTTGGGAGATAACAACTCACTCGTCTCAATAATAGACAATGTTTTGGGAaatgattatgatgatgatattATGTTTGTCACAAATTGATCTCAAATACTCCAGTTCAGTTGTTTGGTCTGATCAGGCTCCTGTTTATCTTTCTACATGTGTTTGTCACTGTTATAGCTGTGGGACATTCGTAAGAAAGGGGCGATCCACACTTTCCAGAACACCTACCAGGTGCTGGCTGCGACATTCAATGACACCAGTGATCAGATCCTGTCAGGAGGCATCGACAACGACATCAAGGTACTGGGCTCCAGCATACACAGAAAACCTGGGAATTACACTGAAAATGATAATGTCCTGgaaaatctttttcttttaaaatatcaCGATCAGATCTGAGAGATTCAAATTAGGTGTTAAGCCATCAATGCATATTGTTGATGCTGGCAAAATTGGGatgtgaagtaaaaaaaaatcaatgtcaCAATAACGTATGGTTATCTGTAACAATGAATTGACAATAATAATTTCTGAAAGCACCTGTGGAAAGCATTTACAACACATATCAGCATGGCCAAAATAGGTCGTTCAGTGACTGCTATTGCTGGCATCTCAAAATTCTTGTTTTATCGTCCAGCTCTGCTGGCAAATAATGATTATGGAATCAT
This window encodes:
- the zcchc17 gene encoding zinc finger CCHC domain-containing protein 17 produces the protein MSDSDGQGQEPAGLDGLPPMHSISKGEVVSLQTYGAFVRLPGYKKEGLVHVSEMSATRIENASEVVDMGEQVWIKVIGREIRDDKVKLSFSMKAVNQGTGQDLDPNNVMAEQDARRRKQFRDHTGNRITLEAVLNTTCSKCGCKGHFTKDCFSAPGLQYALLPEEDEEEQRQQQQQTSAVSTQQDSDKKKKKKKEKKMKKKRKRDRKESESDSSSSGECKSKRRRHEHTHDKEDKKKKKHKKHRSHKHS
- the snrnp40 gene encoding U5 small nuclear ribonucleoprotein 40 kDa protein, with product MIEPKKRVADMAVVPTAVKRPRTELVAAAQSQQLVAMGPPRSSSLQAPIMLMSGHEGEVYCCKFHPNGATLASSGFDRLILMWNVYGDCDNYATMKGHSGAVMELHYNTDGSMLFSASTDKTVGVWDSETGERIKRLKGHTSFVNTCYPARRGPQLVCTGSDDGTVKLWDIRKKGAIHTFQNTYQVLAATFNDTSDQILSGGIDNDIKVWDLRQNKLIYNMHGHGDSVTGLSLSSEGSYLLSNSMDNTVRIWDVRPFAPKERCVKIFQGNVHNFEKNLLRCSWSTDGSKIAAGSADRFVYIWDTTSRRILYKLPGHAGSVNEVAFHPEEPIVLSGSSDKRLYMGEIQ